One window of the Chloroflexota bacterium genome contains the following:
- a CDS encoding GNAT family N-acetyltransferase, giving the protein MMRIYRVTSEGEAERAYPCATEVPTPFWADGLALSRSWFAENLREHVEGVHMEDDEGLVVGHIYWAPSQKALAPYRMEEGAAYIYCEWVQRRYQGRGYMRQLFGAFVSFLREEGYKGILVDGTEIEGYMHYHHFARRGFRVIREADGGRLMYLPLGQEEIGVEPISARVPRRRGTPVEVLVIGSRFCPVGASAVLAVRKVAKEFEGAVVIKEVAGGREAIERYGVADGIFVNGEARFFGPVREEQVRAVIREAMGSD; this is encoded by the coding sequence ATGATGAGGATATATCGCGTGACGAGTGAGGGGGAGGCGGAGAGAGCCTACCCCTGTGCGACGGAGGTCCCTACGCCATTCTGGGCCGATGGGCTGGCGCTCTCACGATCCTGGTTTGCGGAAAATCTGAGGGAGCATGTGGAGGGCGTTCATATGGAGGACGATGAAGGTCTGGTTGTGGGGCACATCTATTGGGCGCCCTCTCAGAAGGCGCTGGCGCCTTATCGGATGGAGGAGGGGGCGGCCTATATCTACTGTGAGTGGGTGCAGCGCAGGTATCAGGGGCGCGGGTATATGCGGCAGCTGTTTGGGGCGTTTGTGAGCTTCCTTCGGGAGGAAGGGTACAAAGGTATCTTGGTGGATGGGACGGAGATCGAGGGGTACATGCACTATCACCACTTTGCGAGGCGGGGATTTCGGGTGATTCGGGAGGCGGACGGCGGAAGGTTGATGTATCTGCCCTTGGGGCAGGAGGAGATAGGGGTCGAGCCCATATCGGCGCGGGTGCCGAGAAGGCGAGGGACACCGGTGGAGGTGTTGGTGATAGGATCCCGGTTTTGTCCCGTGGGAGCATCAGCGGTGTTGGCGGTGCGGAAAGTGGCCAAGGAGTTTGAGGGGGCAGTAGTCATCAAGGAGGTGGCTGGAGGAAGGGAGGCGATCGAGCGGTATGGCGTGGCGGACGGGATCTTTGTCAATGGGGAGGCGAGGTTTTTCGGGCCGGTGAGGGAGGAGCAGGTTCGTGCGGTGATTCGAGAGGCTATGGGGTCCGATTAG
- a CDS encoding phosphotransferase, translating into MSVASLGEPIAGTRNLYAWGEDQILKLYDEGTPAGWVEQLRRVERRLYEAGLPVPEVGEIVEIDGRLGQVYERIEGSSMAEALLRALEADPDVVIRLAHVFAEVHAEIHACDGLPELPPQRRLLSAAIRRVPILPPDLKEAVLEALERMPGGDRLCHGDFHPFNVLLSPRGPIVIDWNNAHIGNPLEDVARSALILSGARISEGIPGSLIDRFNEAYLERYFQLRPGDRQELVAWQPIVAAVRLSDDIPELQGWLLEQIRTGLARL; encoded by the coding sequence ATGTCCGTTGCATCGCTTGGTGAGCCCATCGCGGGAACCCGTAACCTGTACGCTTGGGGTGAAGATCAGATCCTGAAGCTCTACGATGAGGGGACCCCCGCAGGTTGGGTGGAGCAGTTGAGGCGGGTGGAACGCAGGCTGTATGAGGCCGGGTTACCCGTCCCTGAGGTGGGGGAAATCGTCGAGATAGACGGTCGCCTTGGGCAGGTTTACGAGCGTATAGAGGGGAGCTCGATGGCGGAGGCGTTGCTGAGGGCGCTTGAGGCGGACCCTGATGTGGTCATCCGGTTGGCACACGTCTTTGCGGAAGTGCACGCCGAGATACACGCCTGTGACGGTCTTCCGGAGCTGCCTCCACAGCGGCGACTGTTGTCCGCCGCCATCCGCAGGGTTCCTATCCTGCCCCCTGATCTCAAGGAGGCCGTGCTGGAGGCCCTCGAGAGGATGCCTGGGGGCGATCGGCTGTGCCATGGCGACTTTCACCCGTTCAATGTGTTGCTGAGCCCTCGGGGGCCGATCGTCATTGACTGGAATAACGCTCATATCGGCAACCCGTTGGAGGATGTGGCCAGGAGCGCGTTGATCTTGTCTGGCGCGCGGATATCGGAGGGGATACCCGGATCGCTGATCGATCGATTCAACGAGGCATACCTGGAGCGCTACTTTCAGCTTCGGCCTGGTGATCGGCAGGAGCTGGTTGCCTGGCAGCCCATAGTGGCGGCGGTGCGCCTGAGCGACGATATCCCCGAGCTTCAGGGATGGTTGCTCGAGCAGATCCGAACCGGATTGGCCCGGCTGTAG
- a CDS encoding alpha/beta hydrolase, with translation MAPVARELAASGWGVLEPIQTATSLAGQVEELRKVLEAHGDLPISLIGFSWGAWLSWIVAARYPAIVKKLILVGSGPYEEKYVARLQKARWDRLSEEERAEFESIVGALQDPAVVDRDALLARLGALAAKTDEYDPVMAGREEPIGRGGQGAIFRGVWKEAAALRRRGELLDLGRRIRCPVVAIHGDYDPHPAEGVQVPLSAVLKSFRFILLNNCGHKPWIERQARERFYGILREELC, from the coding sequence ATGGCGCCGGTGGCGCGCGAGCTCGCCGCGTCCGGCTGGGGCGTGTTGGAGCCGATCCAGACGGCGACGTCGCTTGCGGGACAGGTTGAGGAGCTGAGGAAGGTTCTGGAGGCCCATGGAGACCTCCCCATCTCCTTGATCGGCTTTTCGTGGGGAGCCTGGCTCAGCTGGATCGTTGCCGCTCGCTACCCCGCGATCGTCAAGAAGCTGATCCTCGTCGGAAGCGGCCCCTATGAGGAGAAGTACGTCGCGAGGCTGCAGAAGGCCCGGTGGGACCGGCTCAGCGAGGAGGAGAGAGCGGAGTTCGAGTCCATCGTCGGGGCCTTGCAGGATCCTGCGGTCGTCGATCGGGATGCTTTGCTGGCCCGACTGGGGGCTCTGGCCGCAAAGACCGATGAGTACGATCCGGTCATGGCCGGGCGGGAGGAACCTATCGGGCGTGGTGGTCAAGGGGCGATCTTCCGAGGTGTGTGGAAGGAGGCCGCGGCGTTGCGGAGGCGCGGGGAGCTTCTGGATCTCGGGAGGCGGATCCGTTGTCCCGTGGTTGCGATTCATGGGGATTACGATCCCCATCCGGCCGAGGGGGTCCAGGTCCCCTTATCCGCTGTCTTGAAAAGCTTCCGGTTCATCCTGCTCAACAACTGCGGACACAAACCCTGGATCGAACGGCAGGCGAGAGAGCGATTCTATGGGATCCTCAGAGAGGAGCTGTGTTGA
- a CDS encoding DUF3795 domain-containing protein has translation MAMGKAQGPMIAVCGLDCGECDIYRAPSDPGAAQRVVAWFREQGWLREDEGIQEIIGRSMYCMGCRGDPSLHWSPDCWIRACCVDEKGLEFCYECDVFPCEALVEWAQEDAGYTRALNRLRRMKAE, from the coding sequence GTGGCTATGGGGAAAGCCCAGGGACCGATGATCGCCGTCTGTGGCCTGGACTGTGGAGAGTGCGATATCTACCGGGCGCCGAGTGATCCGGGAGCGGCACAGCGCGTGGTGGCATGGTTCAGGGAGCAGGGATGGTTGCGAGAGGATGAGGGGATTCAAGAGATCATTGGACGATCCATGTACTGCATGGGATGTCGAGGGGACCCGTCGTTACATTGGTCGCCGGACTGCTGGATCCGTGCGTGCTGCGTTGACGAGAAGGGGCTGGAGTTCTGCTACGAGTGTGATGTCTTTCCCTGCGAGGCGCTGGTCGAATGGGCGCAGGAGGACGCGGGCTATACCCGGGCATTGAACCGTCTGCGGCGGATGAAAGCGGAATGA
- a CDS encoding radical SAM protein: protein MEVSGLHLLLTYQCSLACDHCFVWGSPWQSGTMGLKEIREILRQARELGTVGWIFFEGGEPFLYYPVLVKGVEEAAHEGFQVGLVTNGYWATEGEDALEWLRPFVGLIQDLSVSSDLYHWDEKLNRQAENAVEAATKLGIPVGVISIAQPEGVGASAAEGQLPPGESAVMYRGRAAQKLAARAPQPRPWREWRECPYENLRDPGRVHVDPLGHVHICQGISLGNLFRTPLREICGGYDASSHPITGPLLEGGPAELVRRYGLAHGEEYADACHLCYEARLALRDRFPEILTPDQMYGAFEAS from the coding sequence ATGGAAGTGTCGGGATTGCACCTGCTTTTGACGTATCAATGCAGCCTGGCGTGCGATCACTGCTTTGTCTGGGGAAGCCCATGGCAGAGTGGCACAATGGGGTTGAAGGAGATTCGAGAGATCCTTCGACAGGCCAGAGAACTGGGCACGGTTGGGTGGATCTTCTTCGAGGGTGGAGAGCCCTTTCTCTACTACCCTGTGCTGGTGAAGGGTGTAGAGGAGGCCGCACATGAGGGGTTTCAGGTCGGCCTTGTGACGAATGGCTACTGGGCGACGGAGGGAGAGGATGCCCTGGAGTGGCTGCGGCCCTTCGTCGGGTTGATCCAGGACCTCTCGGTGAGCAGCGATTTGTATCACTGGGATGAGAAACTGAACCGGCAGGCAGAGAACGCGGTCGAGGCCGCGACGAAGCTGGGCATCCCCGTCGGCGTGATCAGCATCGCTCAGCCTGAGGGAGTGGGGGCGTCGGCAGCGGAGGGCCAGCTGCCCCCCGGGGAGTCGGCGGTGATGTATCGCGGGCGGGCTGCGCAGAAGCTGGCGGCGCGGGCGCCCCAACCTCGTCCCTGGCGGGAGTGGCGGGAATGTCCGTACGAGAACCTGCGCGATCCGGGGCGGGTGCACGTGGATCCCCTTGGGCATGTGCACATCTGCCAGGGGATCTCACTGGGCAACTTGTTCCGCACGCCGCTGCGCGAGATCTGCGGGGGATATGACGCGAGCTCGCATCCGATCACGGGGCCGTTGCTTGAGGGCGGGCCGGCGGAGCTCGTGAGGCGTTATGGACTTGCTCACGGGGAGGAGTATGCCGACGCATGTCACCTGTGCTATGAGGCGCGGCTGGCCTTGCGTGATCGATTCCCGGAGATCCTGACCCCGGATCAGATGTACGGAGCGTTTGAGGCGTCGTAA
- a CDS encoding amidohydrolase yields MRLIDVHTHIGRLLHDRTPLTPDELVSWMDARHIEQAVVMSVESPEEIDYYVTTEQVLAACARHPDRLIPFCAVDPRHRYPGQFDPLPILREYAERGCRGVGEMLTGLPVDDPLMQAIYAACGELGLPVTLHMDDYINRDTFGLPGLERMLQQFPETIFIGHAQHFWAEISGQVDMTKLRGQYPTGPVVPGGATDRLLAQYPNLYGDLSAQSGYNALTRDPDFGRDFLIRHQDKLLFGTDYLTPGQPTPILDVIADPTLPETVRQKITHENAQRLLGL; encoded by the coding sequence ATGCGCCTCATCGATGTCCACACCCATATCGGCCGCCTGCTGCACGACCGGACGCCGCTCACCCCCGATGAGCTGGTATCCTGGATGGATGCCCGTCACATCGAGCAGGCGGTGGTGATGTCCGTGGAGTCCCCAGAGGAGATCGATTATTATGTCACGACGGAGCAGGTGCTCGCGGCCTGCGCCAGGCATCCCGACCGGCTGATCCCCTTCTGCGCGGTGGACCCGCGGCACCGGTACCCGGGCCAGTTCGACCCGCTGCCCATCCTCCGAGAGTATGCAGAGCGTGGTTGTCGCGGCGTCGGCGAGATGCTGACCGGATTGCCCGTGGACGATCCCCTGATGCAGGCGATCTACGCCGCCTGCGGCGAGCTGGGGCTGCCCGTCACGCTACACATGGACGACTACATCAACCGAGACACGTTCGGGCTGCCGGGGCTGGAACGGATGCTCCAACAGTTCCCGGAGACGATCTTCATCGGACACGCGCAGCACTTCTGGGCGGAGATCTCAGGCCAGGTGGATATGACGAAGCTGCGAGGCCAATACCCCACCGGCCCCGTCGTCCCCGGCGGCGCTACGGACCGCCTACTGGCTCAGTATCCCAACCTGTATGGGGACCTGTCGGCCCAGTCGGGCTACAACGCGCTCACCCGGGATCCCGACTTCGGGCGGGATTTCCTGATCCGCCATCAGGACAAGCTGCTGTTCGGCACGGACTATCTGACGCCCGGACAGCCCACGCCCATCCTGGACGTGATCGCCGACCCGACACTGCCGGAGACCGTGCGCCAGAAGATCACGCACGAGAACGCCCAACGGCTGCTCGGACTATAG
- a CDS encoding sugar phosphate isomerase/epimerase, whose amino-acid sequence MKWGIWTGFYPEMDLAAALEHLARLGWRDVEVSSEHLERILAADSPGALVDAVKAVVAAEGVTLWQAHIWLDLDVAPEDRAEAARNLDIARRWLDLAMELNVPNAVIHPGGRARFMEDEASYQRVLDDNVAVFSTLAEHVQGSVTRLCVENMLNREDGLRFGARLEELWALIEGVGQPNVGFCLDTGHAHVVGIDVADAVRTLGPRLWATHVADNDTSGDQHRFPYGGTIDWPAVVDAYREIGYTGLWNMEVPGERCASIAVQDLKLEYARKLMHLMWG is encoded by the coding sequence GTGAAATGGGGCATTTGGACGGGATTTTACCCTGAGATGGACCTGGCGGCCGCGCTGGAACACCTGGCACGCCTGGGATGGCGGGATGTCGAGGTGAGCTCAGAGCACCTGGAGCGCATTCTGGCCGCCGACTCGCCCGGCGCCCTGGTGGATGCCGTGAAGGCGGTCGTCGCCGCTGAGGGCGTCACGCTGTGGCAGGCGCACATCTGGCTGGATCTGGACGTGGCGCCGGAGGATCGGGCGGAGGCCGCGCGAAACCTCGACATCGCACGACGCTGGCTGGATCTCGCCATGGAGCTGAACGTGCCCAACGCCGTCATCCACCCGGGCGGGCGCGCCCGATTCATGGAAGACGAGGCGAGCTATCAGCGCGTTTTGGACGACAATGTGGCCGTCTTCTCCACGTTGGCCGAGCATGTTCAGGGCTCGGTCACCCGTCTCTGTGTGGAGAACATGCTGAATCGAGAAGACGGCCTCCGCTTCGGGGCGCGTCTGGAGGAGCTATGGGCGCTGATCGAGGGGGTTGGCCAGCCGAACGTCGGGTTCTGCCTGGACACCGGGCACGCGCACGTGGTTGGGATCGATGTGGCGGATGCCGTGCGCACGCTGGGTCCCCGGCTGTGGGCCACCCACGTCGCGGACAACGACACCAGCGGCGACCAGCACCGATTCCCCTACGGAGGCACCATCGACTGGCCCGCCGTGGTCGACGCCTACCGGGAGATCGGGTACACCGGCCTGTGGAATATGGAGGTGCCGGGGGAGCGCTGCGCCTCGATAGCGGTGCAAGACCTGAAGCTGGAGTACGCGAGGAAACTGATGCACCTGATGTGGGGGTGA